The nucleotide window TCGGTGAACTTCCACGGCATCCCCATGGGCGTGCCGCACACCCGCCCGGTGGGCCTCACCCCGCACGGCAACCGCGCGGACCTGGTGCCCGGCCACCGCAGCCCCTTCGAGGAGGCGCAGGTGCCCGGCAGCGCCGAGTCCCTCGTCGAGTACCGGCTCATGGAGGCCGGACACGACGTGCTGGGCGTCGCCGCGCATGTGCCGCACTACATCGCCCGCTCCGCGTACCCGGACGCCGCCCTGACCGCCCTGGAGGCGATCACCGGGGCGACAGGTCTCGTGCTGCCCGGCGTCGCGCACGCACTGCGCACGGAGGCGCACCGCACACAGACGGAGATCGACCGGCAGATCCGCGAGGGCGACGAGGACCTGGTCTCCCTCGTCCAGGGCCTCGAGCACCAGTACGACGCCGCAGCGGGTGCCGAGACCAGGGGCAACATGCTCGCCGAGCCCGTCGACATCCCGTCCGCGGACGAGATCGGGCGGGAGTTCGAGAAGTTCCTCGCAGAGCGGGAGGGTGAGGGCTGACCTCGCCCTGAGCGGTCGTTCTCGGCCGTCGCTTTCGATAGTCGCTTTCGGTCGTCGCTCTTGAGCCGTGCGAGGCCCGGTTTCCAGGGCCTCGCACGGCTCTGTCAGTGGCAGGGCCTAAGCTGCCGGGCATGCTGAAAGTGGGCCTGACCGGTGGGATCGGTGCCGGCAAGAGTGAGGTGTCGCGGCTGCTCGTGGAGTGCGGCGCCGTACTGATCGACGCGGACCGCATCGCGCGCGAGGTCGTCGCGCCCGGAACACCGGGGCTCGCGGCGGTCGTAGACGCCTTCGGCGACCAGGTGCTCGCGCCCGACGGCGGCCTGGACCGCCCCAAGCTGGGCTCCATCGTGTTCGCCGACCCGGAGCGTCTCGCCGCGCTGAACGCGATCGTGCACCCTCTGGTGGGCGCCCGCTCCCGAGAGCTGGAGACCGCCGCCTCGGACGACGCCGTGGTCGTCCACGACGTCCCGCTCCTCGCGGAGAACGGCCTCGCCCCGCTGTACGACCTCGTCGTCGTCGTCGACGCCGCCCCCGAGACCCAGCTCGACCGTCTCGTCCGCCTGCGCGGCATGACGGAGGAGGACGCACGCGCGCGCATGGCCGCACAGGCCACCCGCGATAAGCGCCTGGAGATCGCGGACATCGTCATCGACAACGACGTGCCCCTGGAAGACCTGCGCTCGCGGGTGCGGGAGGTATGGGCGGACCTGGTGCGCAGGACGCGGGACGCCGAGGAATAGCGGGTCCCCCGGGGGCGTTGATTCCTGCCAG belongs to Streptomyces graminofaciens and includes:
- the coaE gene encoding dephospho-CoA kinase gives rise to the protein MLKVGLTGGIGAGKSEVSRLLVECGAVLIDADRIAREVVAPGTPGLAAVVDAFGDQVLAPDGGLDRPKLGSIVFADPERLAALNAIVHPLVGARSRELETAASDDAVVVHDVPLLAENGLAPLYDLVVVVDAAPETQLDRLVRLRGMTEEDARARMAAQATRDKRLEIADIVIDNDVPLEDLRSRVREVWADLVRRTRDAEE
- a CDS encoding PAC2 family protein, giving the protein MLDPQGLYAWEPKGLAVVDMALAQESAGLVLLYHFDGYIDAGETGDQIVDRLLGSLPHQVVARFDHDRLVDYRARRPLLTFKRDKWTDYEEPTLDVRLVQDATGAPFLLLSGPEPDVEWERFAAAVQQIVERLGVRLSVNFHGIPMGVPHTRPVGLTPHGNRADLVPGHRSPFEEAQVPGSAESLVEYRLMEAGHDVLGVAAHVPHYIARSAYPDAALTALEAITGATGLVLPGVAHALRTEAHRTQTEIDRQIREGDEDLVSLVQGLEHQYDAAAGAETRGNMLAEPVDIPSADEIGREFEKFLAEREGEG